AAGGTCGTGAGGCCTTCGCTTTTTTGCTTTCAGGATTACTTCAACTTGCTGAATATTTGCACCATGGCTTGTTTATCGAGCGGGTCCATTTCCACGAGCTTCAATGATTTTACCATTTTTGCAGTAGCCGTTTTATAATGCAGGAAATGAGGTGTTTTCAGATGCGCTTCATAAGCCTTCCTGTTCGCGTAAATCTCAACGATCCTGATCTGGTCAGGCTGCTGTTGTTCTGCCATTGGGAAAATGGCAATGACCCCAGCTTCGATTTTTATGGAAGCTGCGGCTTCTTCCCTGAGGATGTCTTTGTACGTTTCCAGGTGTTCGGGCACTATTTCTATTTCTGCTATGCGCACCATTAGCTGATCATCGGTCGCTGTTTTTTGTGCAATGGCATTTGACAAGCCGAACGATAAGAAAAGCGCTGATATGATCTTTTTGAAAGAAGCTGAGCTCATGTTATTGAAATTTTGACAATTCAAAGGTAGGGCTTATCGGGTTGATGCCGTTGAAGGGAGCGTCGCAACGGCGGGTGAATAGCGGGAAGAAAGCTGACTGCATAAAAAAGCCCCGGCTTCCGCCAGGGCTCTATAAATAAGTTAAGCAACGACTACAGCTTCTTTACGATCGCTCTGAAGTTCTCTACGCTTGCTTTTACTTCGGGCACGCTGTTGTACCAGTTGTGTTCGTACTCGGCGGAGAAAACGCCTTTGAATCCTTGCTTCTTCAGTTCCCTCATCACACCTTCTACGTTGCTTACGCCGGTGCCCCAGATTACGTCGTGGGCTTTGGGCGCTTTTTCGTTCAGGTCTTTAAAGTGCAGGCTGTGGATGTGACCTTCGAGTTTTTGGATGCACTCCACTGGGTCGAGGCCGGAGCGTACCCAGTGGCCGATATCGGCGCAGGCACCCATGAGCGGGCTGCGGCCTTTGATGGCGGCGAGTACGGTATCAGGATGCCAGTAGTGGCTTGGTTTCGGGTGGTCGTGAATCGCGAGTTTGATCTGGTATTTGTCGCAAAGGCCAGATACGATATCGAGGTGCTCTTTACGCGGTTCGGCGGTGATGATGCCAATGCCCATGTCTTTTGCGAACTTGAAGGTTTGCTCCCACTCTTCTGCGTTACGGGCGTTTACTACGCCAAATGCCACCGCCTTGATCTTATGGCTTTTCAGCAGGTCGAGCACTTTCTTTTGCGTGGCAGCGTCCATATCCACCCGCATTTTACCTTCGATGCCACCGCCGAGCGTTTGACCGGGATAACATTCAACGTAGCTGAGTCCGCAGGAATCCAGTTTATTGAGAGCTTCCGCCAGGGTAAAGCGGTTAAATGTGTAAGATTGTGCGCCGAGCTTCCAGCCGAGTTTGGCGGATGCCTTGTCTTGTGCCTTCGACGTGGATGGAACGGCCCACAGAGCGCCGGCCAGCGCCAGGACCATTGTCAGTTTTTTCATACGAAACATCATGTTTAGGCTACCAAAATAACCTGTTTAGGGGACTAATGCAACAAAAAAGCCCGCGCCGTGATGAACGGCAGTATTGTTCACAAAATGGCAGGGAATTGGACCGTCTAAATGCTTTGTATGCTTCCGGAAAATTATTTGTAATTTAGTTAAGATATAGGAGAGATTATGAGAGGAACCGCATTTTTTAAGTTTGATCCGGCAGACGGGGCTAAACCGCCCTTCGAAAGGCTACTAGAAACCTTTACCCAGCTTTTGACTTACACCAGCGGCGACGCTGCCGAGGCATTGCAGTGGCTCACCGCCCTGGATAAAGAATACCAGCTTACCGACAAGAATTACGGAATCGGGGACTTCGTGCAGGACCTGAAGGATAAAGGCTACCTGAAAGAGAATGAGGAGAACGGGGAGATAAAAATCACCTCCAAAGCCGAGCAAACCATCCGCAAGAAGGCACTGGAAGAGATTTTCGGCCGGTTGAAACGCAGTAATACAGGCGACCACAATACCCGCAAATCCGGCTTGGGTGACGAGCAGAATGCAGAAACACGACCTTTCGAATTTGGCGACGGCCTGGAAAAGATCGACGTTACGGCATCTATCCGTAATGCGCAGATCAACCATGGTGTAGACAGCTTCCGCATCCAGCAGGACGACCTGGAGATCCGCGAAACCGACTTCAAGACGCAGACTTCCACCGCGCTGATGATCGACATTTCCCATTCCATGATTTTGTACGGCGAAGACCGCATCACACCAGCCAAAATGGTAGCGATGGCGCTGAGCGAACTGATAACCACGCGGTATCCGAAAGATACGCTGGACATCATCGTTTTTGGTAACGACGCCTGGCAGATCGAGATCAAGGACTTGCCCTACCTGCAGGTGGGACCGTACCACACCAATACCGTGGCCGGCCTCGAAATGGCGATGGACATCCTGCGGCGCAGGCGCAACCCGAATAAGCAAATCTTTATGATCACCGACGGGAAGCCAACCTGTTTGAAAGTAGGCCGGCAGTATTATAAGAACAGCTTCGGGCTGGACCGTAAAATACTGAACCGCACGTTGAACCTGGCGGCGCAATGCAAAAAGCTGAAGATCCCGATCACCACCTTTATGGTGGCCACCGATCCGTGGTTGCAGCAGTTCGTGAAAGAATTTACAGAAACCAATAACGGGAAAGCCTTCTTTTCCGGTACCGATAAACTGGGACAATTCCTCTTCTACGATTTCGAAAACAACAAAAGAAAGCTATTCTAATTAAACACAGGAGAACAAGAGATGGAGCATATCAAAACACTTGGAGCGTTAAGGAAGGCGGGGTACCAACCGAAGAGCGTTAAAGAAGAGATCAGGCAGAACCTGATGTTAAAATTGAAGAAGAAGGAAAGTACATTTCCCGGCATCGTAGGATACGAGGATACCGTAATACCCGATACGGAAAGGGCCTTACTTTCCCGCCACAACATCCTGTTCCTGGGCCTTCGCGGACAGGCGAAAACGCGTATGGCGCGGCAAATGATCGACTTACTGGACGAATATATACCTGTAGTAGCAGGCTCGGAGGTGAACGACAATCCGTTTGAACCCCTCTCCCGCTATGCACGCGACCTGGTGGCCGAAATGGGCGACGATACGCCGATCGAGTGGCTGAGCAGGGACCAGCGCTACGGTGAAAAACTGGCTACACCGGACGTGTCTGTGGCAGACCTTATCGGCGACATTGATCCCATTAAGGCTGCCAACTTAAAACTGAGTTATGCGGATGAAAGAGTGATCCACTTCGGCATCATCCCACGCTCTAACCGCGGCATCTTCGTGATCAACGAGCTGCCCGACTTGCAGGCGCGTATCCAGGTATCGCTGTTTAATATCCTGCAGGAAGGCGACATCCAGTTCCGTGGATTTAAAGTGCGTATGCCGCTCGACATCCTGTTCGTGTTCACCGCTAACCCGGAGGACTACACGAACCGTGGTGCGATCGTAACGCCGTTGAAAGACAGGATCGAAAGCCAGATCATTACCCACTACCCGAAGAATATAGAAAACTCACTCGTTATTACCGAACAGGAAGCGCGTATACATGACGAACAAAAATCGCGTGTAACCATGGCTCCCCTGGTAAAACGCCTGGTGGAACAAGTAGCGTTCGAAGCGCGCAACAGCGAGCTGGTTGATAAAAAGAGCGGCGTATCTGCCCGTTTAACGATTGCTGCATTTGAAAATGCCGTGAGCGCAGCGGAACGTAGAGCCATCATCAACAACGAGAAAAGTACTTATGTACGTGTAACCGACCTGCTGGGCATTGTGCCGGCCATCACCGGTAAAATAGAACTGGTGTACGAAGGCGAGCAGGAAGGTCCGTTACAGGTGGCGTATAACCTGGTTGATAAATCCATCCGCAGTGTATTTGCCCACTACTTCCCGAACCCGGATTCGTTTAAGAAGAAGAAAGGCGGGGCCGACAACAACCCTTATCGCGCTATCGTACAATGGTTCGACGCAGGCAATGCGGTGCACCTCATGCAGGACGCGACCGACAAAAAGTACGAGGAATCGCTGAAAAAAGTAACCGGCTTATCCGAAATGGTATCTTCGGTATTCCCGAAAGCGACCAATAAGGAACTATTATTGTGGATGGAACTGGTGTTGCACGGACTGGCGGCACACAGCCTGCTCAGCAAAAAAACAGTGGAAACGGAAACCCGCTTCTCCGACCTGTTGGGTACGATGATGAATTTTAATACGAGCAACGACCGCGACCTGGACGAAGAGGAAGACCGCTTCTAAAAGGATCGCATTTAACTTATACAACGCCTTTCGTGGTTTACTACTGCGAAAGGCGTTTTAGTTAGATGTGTAGCCTGTTATCAAAATTATTATTCGTGTCAGAAAAACACTATATTGTTTCTTATTCCACATCACTGATAATTGATAAATCATGACACATTCCAGACGACAATTCCTGTCCACAGCCTCCATGCTGATGGCTGGAGCTGCCCTCCCCTCCGCCCTGCATGGCTTTCATCGCGTAGCGGCTGCCGATAAACTGAACGTTGGCGCCATTGGTATTAACGGCATGGGCTGGTCCGACCTCAATTCCATTCTTAAAGTATCCGGCGTAAACTGCATCGGCATTTGCGATGTTGATAAATCCGTCATCGATAAACGCCTGGGCGACCTGGCAAAACAAAACCAAAAGCCGACTGTTTACAGCGACTACCGCAAACTGCTGGAGAATAAAGATATCGATGCCGTGATCATCGGCACACCCGACCACTGGCATTGCCTGCAAATGGCAGACGCTGTTGCCGCCGGCAAACACGTGTATGTAGAAAAGCCGATCGGCAATTCCATCGCAGAATGTAACGTGATGGTCGCTGCACAGGAAAAAAGCGGCAAAGCTGTACAGGTGGGCCAATGGCAACGCAGCCAGAAACACTTTAACGACGCCATCGCGTTCGTGCACAGTGGCAAACTGGGGCAAGTAAGGCTGGTGAAAGTGTGGGCTTACATGGGCTGGATGAAACCGGTGCCTGTGCAACCAGACGGTACGCCTCCTGCAGGTGTAGACTATGCACAATGGCTCGGTCCCGCGGAAAAGAGACCGTTCAACCCGAACCGTTTCCACTTCAACTTCCGCTGGTTCTGGGATTATGCGGGCGGCCTGATGACCGACTGGGGCGTGCACCTGATCGACTATGCACTGTATGGTATGAAAGCAAAATATCCAAAGTCGGTGATGGCTTCCGGTGGCAAGTTTGCTTACCGGGACGATGCAGCGGAAACTCCAGATACCCTCACCACCGTGTACGAGTTCGACGGCTTCAATATGCTGTGGGAACATGCTACCGGTATCGACAACGGTCCGTACGGCCGCACGCACGGCATTGCGTTCGTTGGTAACAACGGCACCCTCGTACTGGATCGTGGTGGCTGGGAAGTGATTCCTGAGAAAGGTAAAATGGAAGCGGTGCCTTACACCAAATCCGTGGACAATGGCCTTGATCTGCATACCAAAAACTTTGTAGACGTGATCAGGTCGGGCAACCTCAACGATTTGAAGACCCCTATCCAAACCGGCGCGTTAGTTGCGGTAAATGCTCAAATGGGCAACATTGCGTATAAAACAGGAAAAAAGGTATATTGGGACGGTCAAAAAGGCCAGTTTACCGATAAAGACGCTAACAAATACTTGTCGGCGGGTTATCATAACGGCTATAAATTACCGAAAGTTTAAATTCTAATAATACCCACATCATGCAGAAAAGATTCCTATTAGGGGCCGCACTGTCCTTGTTTTGCGCAACAAGCTTCGCCCAGGAAAACAAAGCGAAAATGAAACCAGAAGACACAGAGGTTTGGTCACCCGTTCCGAAAAAAGTAACGCCTGGCGCTAACAATACCGCGCCTTCCGACGCGATCGTACTGTTCGACGGTAAAAACCTCGACGCATGGACGAAAGACAATGGCTCACCGGCCCATTGGACCGTTGGCGATGGCGCAATGACCGTTGCGAAAGGCGGCGGTATCAAAACCAAACAACAATTCGGCAGCTTCCAGCTGCATATCGAATGGCGCTCCCCCGCTAAAGTGGTGGGTGAAGGCCAGGGCCGCGGTAACTCCGGCATCTTTATGCAGGAATTGTATGAACTGCAGGTACTGGATAGCTACGAAAGCAAAACCTACTCTAACGGTCAGGCAGGCTCATTTTACAAACAACGCATCCCCCTGGTAAATCCGACCAAGGGCCCGGGGGAGTGGCAAACCTACGACGTAATCTGGACTGCCCCTGTGTTTAATGCAGATGGCATCCTGGTATCGAAAGCCCGTGCTACCGTACTGCTGAACGGCGTTCTGGTACAGAACAACGTGGAACTGGACGGCCCTACAGAATACATTGGTATTCCAAAATACGTGGCGCATGGCAAGAAAAGCATCGCGCTGCAGGACCACGGCAATCCTGTTAGCTTCAGGAATGTATGGATCAGGGAGTTGTAATTTTCTGATGAAAAATATGGAAGGGCTGGTCATAGACCGGCCCTTTTTTTATGCCGGGACATCAACTGATTTATTATCTTTCGGTATGCGACTAACCGCTTATCTCTTTCTCCTATTTACCACGTTGCCCACCATTTGTTTCAGCCAACAGGCAGATGAGCAACTGGAGCAGATCATTCACCGTTTTGGCGAAAAGAGCCGGGTGCGGGCGCTGCCTGCAGTGTACCTGCACCTCGACAAAACCGTGTACGTACGTAATGAACACATCTGGTTTACCGCTTACCTGATCAACGGGGCGCCTGAAACCGCCCATACCTTATATGTTTCCCTCACCGACCCGATGAAAAAGCGCACCGTACTACGCGAGCAATTTGTGCTGAGCAACTTCCTGGCACAGGGTTACCTGATGCTGCCCGACAGCCTGGAAACCGGGGAATATCGCCTCACCGCCTATACGAACAGCTATTTGCAAGACCAGCGACAGGAAGTATTTCAGCAGGCGATCAGTGTAAGGGCACCGGACAAAAGCCGGTTACAGGTGGCGGATATGAGTCAGCCCGGGGATTACGGGCAGCCGTTAAAAGTAAAATATAAAGTCACCAACTACGAACAAAAACCGGCAGATAAAGAAGACTTCGTGTATGCGTTATACATGAATAACCGGATGCTGGATTCCGGCCGTAAAAAGACCGATATATGGGGCGAGGTACCCTTGCAACTAAAGGCGCCGCCGGATACGGTGAGCGAACTTGTGTTGGATGTAAAAGCCTATTACAAAAACGAATCGAAATCTACCCGCCTGCCGGTGGCGATGAATGAACCGCTGCGTATGCGCTGGTTCCCGGAAGGCGGGCAACTGGTAGAAGGCAGAAGAATGCGCGTAGCTTTCGAGATCACCGAGAAAGGCCGGGCGTTGGCGGTTTCAGGCACCTTGTTCGCAGATGGGTTGCCTGTCACCACCTTCACCTCCAATACGGCTGGCCGCGGCTGGATGTATTTTGTACCGTTTGCCGGCAAAAAGTACACCGTACAACTAAACGACCGTAAAACAGCAGTAACGGCCGCGTTACCGGAGATTAAACCCGACGGGTACACGCTGTTCGTTACCACAGGCCTGCCAGGCGATACGCTCACGGCAGAAATCACGGCGCCGAAGGACGAAAACGATTGTTACGTTGTTCTGCACAACTACCACGAAGCCTTCTTTTCCGGCGCGGTAAACCTGCCGCAGGGCGCGGCACGCATCAAAATACCTTTACATGATATGCCGCGCGGCATGGCAAACCTTACCTTGTTCGATAAACAAGGCGAACCGGTGGCAGAACGGGCAGTGATGCTGCAGAACGCGAAACGCCTGAACGTGAGCATCACTACAGATTCTGCTGAGTACCATACCCGATCGAAAGTGAAAACGACAATCAAAGTCACCAACAATAAAGGAGAGCCGGTAAAGGCCGTACTATCAGTGGGCATGGCGCTCGACAAACGCATCGACACCTTACGTTTCCGGAATATTGACCGGTACTATTACTTCGAACAACACCTGCCGGCCGCTACCCTGTTGCCTGCACATCGTTTCTTTGAGAACGAGCAGCAGCTGGAAGAACTTTTGCTCACCAAATGCTGGACGCGCTATCAACCCAAAGCGGAGCCACTGCCAGCACCGCAGGTATACGACGAAAACCTGCATGGACAGGTATTGTTGCGGCAAAAGCCGTTGAGGCGGCCCGCTACGATGTTGTTACTGAGCACCGAAAGCTCTTCGCTCCTGACCACCGATTCGGCCGGACGGTTTCGCATTTCGTACGAGCAGCTGCGCGGGCCGGCAGATACAAAATTCTCCATCACCGCATTGGGCGGCGAGCGGCGTACGGAGCTGCAGGATTATTCAGTAGTGTTGGACAAGAACCCGCTGGACACGCTGAACAGGCAACTCACAGAAGTGTATATTCCCTATCAGCCTTTGAAAGAAGACATCTTATCCGCAGAAGAAAAAATAAAGATGAAGTCGATGCTGAAGGAAGTAGTGGTGAAAGCGCGCAACGAGGACTACTATAACGAGTTTCGCAGCAAGACCTGCAACGACTGGGTATGCATGTACAACGTGCTTAACTGCCGCAATCACCCTTACGGCACCAAACCGGAGAGCGGCATGCAATATAAATATGGCAGCGGCATGGTTACCTATCGCGCCTGCGCGCAGGACAGTGCAGCCGCTACGGCTTTCATGAAAAAGATACACGGCACCTGGTATACGAAAGAGTTTTACCTGGCGGACTACAGCACCTTTAATCCACCCGACCCCGAAATGCATACGACCATCTACTGGAACCATAGTGCGATGACCGACAATAATGGCGAACTGCATTTAAGTTTTTACACCAATGACCTTACCGGGCGTTTCGCCTTTATTGCAGAAGGTTTCAGCGACGAGGGTGTCATGAGCGGGCGGGGATGGATAAGGGTGGTAGATAAATAAACGGAGGCCGTGCCAGAGGGCACAGCCACATTTCTTTTGTGAATTTTTAATTCATTTGAGAGCACTAATAAAATTAACTGGCCTGGCTGAAAAGCGCGGGCCCTAACATAGTCTGTAAGCGAAGATTAAAAAATCTTAAAGTTGTCATATAACATCTAGGTATAGGGAGCAAATACATGTCCTAATCGTCAATTAAAATCTTAATATCATGCCCCCCACCCTGAACTTCAAGCCGTTTAATGCCGGGCGCCGGAGTGCCGGGCCTTAATCCGATTCAAAAAAAACAAGGGGGAGCCGTGATGTAACAAACAACGGTCTCCTGGAGACCGCAGGTCAACATTGGATGCAACTAAACTTCTTCGTATTGATTGACACAGGTACTTCTCTTTAACTACGATGTAAAAATATAGCAGCGATATCCTATTGTATAGTACAAATTGGCAGCTGTAGTGCTTTATTTTATAAGCGCGTCAAAAAAGAGATAGCTGTTATTTTAAGCGGGCAAGAAATTCGGCTTTTTTGCGGACAGATACTTCCAGCACCCGGCCGTCGGTCATTTCTACGCTGCCGCCTTTGCCGTTATGGTATTTCCTTACGTGGTTCAGGTTAACGAGGTGGGAGTCGTGGATGCGGCAAAACGTTTCTGACGGCAGCTGTGCTTCAAATTCCTTGAGGCTGCCAGACACCAGCAGGCTACTGCCCTTCTGGAACCCAAAGCGGGTGTAAGCGCCCTCCGCACTGCAATATAGTATTTCCTCGAACGCATAGAGCGTAAACCCTTCTTTATCGCGCAGCGCGATCTTACCCAGCGGTTTATCGGGCCGCAGCTGGGGGATTAATTCATTCAAACGGTTGCCAATGTCCTGCTCACGGATGCGTTTTTCGGCTTTGCTGACGGCACGGCGCAGATCGTCTATTTCGATGGGTTTGAGGATAAAGTCGAGGGCATTGTATTTAAAGCCTTTTACGGCGTAGTGATCGTGCGCGGTGACAAGTATCACTTCAAAATTTACAGGGCTTAAGCGATCTAACAGATCGAAGGCGTTGCCGGTATGCATTTCTATATCGAGGAACACCAGTTGGGGACGAACGGTGGCAATAACGTCTACCGCCTCATCGAGGGTCTCCGCTTTTCCCGATACGGTAATGTCCGGGCAGTATTGGTTCAGCATCTTCTTTAGCAGCGATAAATTTCTTGGTTCGTCATCTACTAATACGCATTTGATCATCATAACGCCTTTAATTTGTACCTCCAGTGATCAGCGGATAGCGCACTTCTACGCTCGTCCCCTGGCCGTCTGGCAGGTCATTCACTTTAATTCCGATACTGGAAGATATCGATTTATTCATCATACTGATGCGCTCCCTCGTAATTCTGGTACCCCAAGATACATGCCCCGATGGCCGGTCGCGGGTAGTGGCATTGCGCCCTACACCATTGTCGGTCACCATGCAGATGATATTACGCTGCGCCAGTTTAAATACGATCGTTACTTGTCCTTCCTTTTCTTTTAATCCACGAATGCCATGGTGCACGGCATTTTCAACGATCGGTTGCAACACCATGCCCGGCCACATGGCTTCCTCAACGTTAATACCCGCATCTACCGAAATAGAAAAACTAAAACGTTGCTGGAAGCGCATTTGTTCAAGCTCCAGGTAAGTACGCAGGTAACGCACCTCGTCCTGGATGGTGATATTGTGCTGCATACTCATGTCCAGCGTTTGGCGAATGAGGCGTGCAAAGCGGCTCAGGTAGCGGTTTGCGCTCTCCATATCCTGGTCGATAATAAACTCCTGCACGGAATTCAGACAGTTAAAAATAAAGTGCGGGTTCATCTGCGCGCGCAGGGCCTTTTGTTCCAGCTCCTGCAGCTGCCGCGTTACTTCCCTTTCTGCCGTTTCTTTTTTACGGAGGATGCGTAAACGCCAGCTGATAAACAACCATGTTAAACCTATAAGTAGCACGGCGGCGAGCAGCATAAACCAGAGATTCAGCCAGAACGGGCCTTCTACGGCCAGCGGCAGGGTAAGTGTGGCACTTTGCAAGCCGAAACGATTTACGGCGTACAACTCGAGATTGTAACGACCAGGCGGCAGCGAGATCAGGTCCAGCGATGTTTGCCGGATCTGCTTCCAGGAGCTGTCCTGCTCTTTCAGGCGGTAGTAATAAGTGATATCGCCTTCACTTTTGTAAGATAATGCGGCATATTCCAGGTGCACGTTGTTGTTGCGATAGTTCAACATCGGCAGGTTTGCCGGATCTTCCTTTTTACCATTGATGCGCACCATGAGCAAACGCAGGTCGCAGCGGGAATAGGGCGCTCCCATATGCCGGTCGAAGTAAGTGATGCCTTCCTGCGTGCCTGCGTAAATGCGGTCGCCATCCAGCAGGATGCTGTTCACCATATCAGACGCCAGCCCGTCAGCCTGCGTGTAGTGTACAACGTTAGTTCTCCTGCCGCTCAGTACCACATGGTCCAGGCCTTTATCCGTACCGATCCACAGCACCGAATCGTGTGCTTCTATGCAACGTACGTTATTACTGATCAATCCATCTTCTTTCGAGAGGTGCCGCACGATCTTGTTCCCCAGCAGGGCCGTCACACCCTTGTCGGTAGCTACCCATATCCACCCGCTCCCCTCTTTGATGGCGCGTACACTGCCTTTTAACAATTCGCTGGTATCGGAGAAGCGGAACACATCGCCACCTGGTTTAGGCAATAACTCCAGGCCGGTGAGCGCGCCGTAATAGATGCTGTCGTTCCTGTAATAGAGCGCAGACGCTGCGTTGTGGCCTAGCTGTGCGTGTATCTTATTCGGTTTGTCGATCTCCATGAGATGAATACCATCCGGTCCGGCGACAATTACTTCCCGGTCATTTTTAATCGCGAGGCCTTTGATCGGTCCGTAAGATGTTAGGGTATGCGGGGGACGATTACCTTTTTTTACCACGAGCGACTGCCCTAAACTTAACATCAGCAGATCGTTATGCGCGGCCATATGCGTTACCGGGCGACGAACGAATTGATCCTGTTCTACACTAAAGCCATCCTCCGTGGGTTGTAATGTAAAATAGCCAAGATCTGTACCGGAGTGAATTTGTCCGCCGTGTTTCTTCAGGCTGTATACAGACACCTTTTGATTATTCCCGGAAGTTTTGAGCACGTTGCGGAACTGATCGGAACTAATGCGGTATACACCGTCGTTAAGCGTAGCCACCCACACATTCCCTTCCCGGTCGCGCAGTACGTTACTTACATTTTTGTTGGGCAGATACGTGCTTACGACCTTACGCCGGATGATATTGAACACTTCACCGCCCCGGACCGAGTTCATAAGAATGAGCGAATCGTTAAGCCGGCAGGCCGTATTGAGCGCGGGCACATCCATCTCGTAATCGAGCCCGTACTTTGTTGATATAATGCGATAAACGTTAGGTCTGACAATAAAACCGAGCATATCATCCTCCATGATGCACTGCACGCCCGATACCATGGCGGAATGCGGCAGTTCGAATACGTGATGAAACCGGTTGTTTTTATATTCCAGTATGCCCCATCGGTACATGAAGTAATGCCGCCCGGTATGACTGATGCTCATGCTCACCATGCCGGCGCCAGTCATAACGAACCGCGTAGGGTACGATACCTTATCATCCGGCGTGATCTGGAACAGGTTACTTTTATCTATAATACTGATCTGCCGCTGCGCATTTTCAACGATGCCCACGATATAGCCGTTGAGGTACAGCTTATTCAGCATACTATCGTTCCGCTGCGTATGAATGTAGCCGTTTTGGTAATAGCACACGGAATGTTTGTAAGGCGCGAGCCATACCCGTCCTTTCGAATCGCAGAACAGGCGGATGATTTCATTATTGGAGAGGCCATCGGCCGTGGTAAAGTTTTTAAAATGGGTGCCATCGAAGCGGCTGACGCCCGTTTCCGTAGCGAACCACATAAAGCCTTCCTTGTCCTGTACCATGCTGTACACAACCGGGCCGGCAAGGCCATCGCGCTCATTGTAATGCCGATAATTAAACTCCTGACCGGCAGCGGGTTTTACGATCACAACAAGCAAACACA
This genomic interval from Chitinophaga horti contains the following:
- a CDS encoding sensor histidine kinase, which codes for MIVKPAAGQEFNYRHYNERDGLAGPVVYSMVQDKEGFMWFATETGVSRFDGTHFKNFTTADGLSNNEIIRLFCDSKGRVWLAPYKHSVCYYQNGYIHTQRNDSMLNKLYLNGYIVGIVENAQRQISIIDKSNLFQITPDDKVSYPTRFVMTGAGMVSMSISHTGRHYFMYRWGILEYKNNRFHHVFELPHSAMVSGVQCIMEDDMLGFIVRPNVYRIISTKYGLDYEMDVPALNTACRLNDSLILMNSVRGGEVFNIIRRKVVSTYLPNKNVSNVLRDREGNVWVATLNDGVYRISSDQFRNVLKTSGNNQKVSVYSLKKHGGQIHSGTDLGYFTLQPTEDGFSVEQDQFVRRPVTHMAAHNDLLMLSLGQSLVVKKGNRPPHTLTSYGPIKGLAIKNDREVIVAGPDGIHLMEIDKPNKIHAQLGHNAASALYYRNDSIYYGALTGLELLPKPGGDVFRFSDTSELLKGSVRAIKEGSGWIWVATDKGVTALLGNKIVRHLSKEDGLISNNVRCIEAHDSVLWIGTDKGLDHVVLSGRRTNVVHYTQADGLASDMVNSILLDGDRIYAGTQEGITYFDRHMGAPYSRCDLRLLMVRINGKKEDPANLPMLNYRNNNVHLEYAALSYKSEGDITYYYRLKEQDSSWKQIRQTSLDLISLPPGRYNLELYAVNRFGLQSATLTLPLAVEGPFWLNLWFMLLAAVLLIGLTWLFISWRLRILRKKETAEREVTRQLQELEQKALRAQMNPHFIFNCLNSVQEFIIDQDMESANRYLSRFARLIRQTLDMSMQHNITIQDEVRYLRTYLELEQMRFQQRFSFSISVDAGINVEEAMWPGMVLQPIVENAVHHGIRGLKEKEGQVTIVFKLAQRNIICMVTDNGVGRNATTRDRPSGHVSWGTRITRERISMMNKSISSSIGIKVNDLPDGQGTSVEVRYPLITGGTN